The Pseudomonas sp. B21-023 genomic interval GGGCTGGTTCTCGTCGGACCGGACCATTCGCGAGTATGCGACCGAGATCTGGAAGGCCTTGGATTAGCACACCGGGGCCGCTTTGCGGCCCATCGCCGGCAAGCCGGCTCCCACAAAGATCCACAGCACCGCCAAACTCTGTGGGAGCCGGCTTGCCGGCGATGGGCTGCGCAGCAGCCCTAATCGACAAGCTGCGTGAACTCAAAGCCCAATGAGCCCTCTGATCTGCCACACGAGTCTCTTTGCTCGCTAGCCCGTCACTCTCCCTGTAAACTGCGGGGGTTTTTCTCCCCCTTTCCTTTTCGGAGCCATACATGTCCCGCGTTACCCTGAGTCGCTATCTGATTGAGCAGACCCGCAGCAACAATACCCCTGCCGATCTGCGCTTCCTGATCGAAGTGGTGGCGCGTGCGTGCAAGGAGATCAGTCACCACGTGTCCAAGGGCGCCCTGGGCGGCGTGCTGGGCAGCATGGGCACCGAGAACGTGCAGGGCGAGGTGCAGAAGAAGCTCGACGTGATTTCCAACGACATCCTGCTCGAAGCCAACGAGTGGGGCGGTCACCTGGCCGGCATGGCCTCCGAAGAGATGGACAATGCCTACCAGATCCCGGGCAAGTACCCCAAAGGCGCCTACCTGCTGGTCTTTGACCCGCTGGACGGCTCGTCGAACATCGACGTCAACGTCTCGGTCGGCACCATCTTCTCGGTGCTGCGTTGCCCGAACGAATACCTGAGCCAGAACGAAACCCTGAACGAGAATGCATTCCTGCAGCCAGGCACCCAGCAGGTCGCCGCCGGTTACGCCATCTACGGCCCGCAGACCATGCTGATCCTGACCCTGGGCAACGGCGTCAAGGGCTTCACCCTGGACCGCGAGCTGGGCAGCTTCGTCCTGACCCACGAAAACATCCAGGTACCGGCCACCACCGCCGAGTTCGCCATCAACATGTCCAACCAGCGCCACTGGGAAGCCCCGGTGCAACGCTACGTGGGCGAGCTGCTGGCCGGCGAGACCGGGCCGC includes:
- a CDS encoding class 1 fructose-bisphosphatase; amino-acid sequence: MSRVTLSRYLIEQTRSNNTPADLRFLIEVVARACKEISHHVSKGALGGVLGSMGTENVQGEVQKKLDVISNDILLEANEWGGHLAGMASEEMDNAYQIPGKYPKGAYLLVFDPLDGSSNIDVNVSVGTIFSVLRCPNEYLSQNETLNENAFLQPGTQQVAAGYAIYGPQTMLILTLGNGVKGFTLDRELGSFVLTHENIQVPATTAEFAINMSNQRHWEAPVQRYVGELLAGETGPLKKNYNMRWIASMVADVHRILTRGGLFMYPRDAREPSKPGKLRLMYEANPMSFIIEQAGGASTNGYERILDIKPESLHQRVSVILGSKEEVERVTAYHKE